In the Mycolicibacterium thermoresistibile genome, one interval contains:
- a CDS encoding ABC transporter substrate-binding protein/permease, with protein MTRVTRAAVVAVIALLVGSLTAGGTVLAAPAAATVDQCAPPGVQSASPLPTNLAAAEAGPGVDRYTTDGVVPLDNIDPSALRLRVPGVLTVGTLSDAPPSICINSLGEFTGFDNELLRAIAAKLGLQISFVGTEFSALLAQVASGRFDVGSSSITTTEQRRRTVEFTNGYDFGYFSLVVPSGSAITGFGDLVPGQRIGVVQGTVQESYVVDTLGLRPVIFPDYNTVYASLKTRQIDAWVAPSQQAEGTVRPGDPAEIIENTFSLDNFIAYAVAPGNQPLIDALNAGLDAVIADGTWARLYSEWVPRALPPGWKPGSKAAPPPQLPDFDAIAAERASQQPAAGPGVRKSTLAQLADSFLDWELYRQAIPDLLTTGLPNTLLLTVGAGVIGLVLGMVLAIAGISRSRLLRWPARVYTDIFRGLPEVVIILLIGLGLGPVVGGLTGYNPFPLGILALGLMAAAYVGEILRSGIQSVEPGQLEAARALGFSYPAAMRLVVVPQGVRRVLPALMNQFISLLKASSLVYFLGLVADQRELFQVGRDLNAQTGSLSPLVAAGLFYLALTIPLTHLVNYVDNRLRRGRKPAAEDPLEPATAQEMI; from the coding sequence TCGCCGCCCCGGCCGCCGCGACCGTCGACCAGTGCGCTCCGCCGGGCGTGCAGAGCGCCAGTCCGCTGCCGACCAACCTGGCCGCGGCCGAAGCCGGTCCCGGGGTGGACCGCTACACCACCGACGGGGTGGTGCCGCTCGACAACATCGACCCCTCGGCGCTGCGGCTGCGGGTGCCCGGTGTGCTCACGGTCGGCACCCTGTCCGACGCTCCACCCAGCATCTGCATCAACTCGCTCGGCGAATTCACCGGCTTCGACAACGAACTGTTGCGCGCCATCGCCGCCAAACTGGGTCTGCAGATCAGCTTCGTCGGCACCGAGTTCTCCGCCCTGCTCGCCCAGGTGGCCTCCGGCCGCTTCGACGTCGGCTCGTCGTCGATCACCACCACCGAACAGCGGCGCCGCACCGTCGAATTCACCAACGGCTACGACTTCGGCTACTTCTCGCTGGTGGTGCCGTCCGGATCGGCGATCACCGGGTTCGGCGACCTCGTCCCCGGGCAGCGGATCGGCGTGGTGCAGGGCACGGTGCAGGAGTCCTACGTCGTCGACACCCTGGGGCTGCGGCCGGTGATCTTCCCGGACTACAACACCGTCTACGCCAGCCTCAAGACCCGCCAGATCGACGCCTGGGTGGCGCCGTCCCAGCAGGCCGAGGGCACGGTGCGGCCCGGCGACCCGGCCGAGATCATCGAGAACACCTTCAGCCTGGACAATTTCATCGCCTACGCGGTGGCCCCCGGCAACCAGCCGCTGATCGACGCGCTCAACGCCGGCCTCGACGCGGTGATCGCCGACGGCACCTGGGCCCGGCTGTACAGCGAATGGGTGCCGCGCGCCCTGCCGCCCGGCTGGAAACCCGGCTCCAAGGCCGCCCCGCCGCCGCAGCTGCCGGACTTCGACGCGATCGCCGCGGAACGCGCGTCCCAACAGCCGGCGGCCGGGCCCGGAGTCCGCAAATCCACCCTGGCGCAGCTGGCCGACTCGTTTCTGGACTGGGAGCTCTACCGGCAGGCCATCCCGGATCTGCTCACCACCGGGCTGCCCAACACGCTGCTGCTCACCGTCGGCGCCGGGGTGATCGGGCTGGTGCTGGGCATGGTGCTGGCGATCGCCGGGATCTCCCGCTCGCGGCTGCTGCGCTGGCCGGCGCGGGTGTACACCGACATCTTCCGCGGGCTGCCCGAAGTGGTGATCATCCTGTTGATCGGGCTCGGCCTCGGACCCGTGGTCGGCGGGCTGACCGGCTACAACCCGTTCCCGCTCGGCATCCTGGCGTTGGGCCTGATGGCCGCCGCCTACGTCGGGGAGATCCTGCGGTCGGGCATCCAGAGTGTCGAACCCGGGCAGCTCGAAGCGGCCCGGGCGCTGGGGTTCAGCTATCCGGCCGCGATGCGGCTGGTGGTGGTGCCGCAGGGGGTGCGTCGGGTGCTGCCGGCGCTGATGAACCAGTTCATCTCCCTGCTCAAGGCGTCCTCGCTGGTGTACTTCCTCGGGCTCGTCGCCGACCAGCGGGAACTGTTCCAGGTCGGCCGGGACCTCAACGCCCAGACCGGCAGCCTCTCCCCGCTGGTGGCGGCCGGGCTGTTCTACCTGGCGTTGACCATCCCGCTGACCCACCTGGTCAACTACGTCGACAACCGGCTGCGCCGCGGCCGCAAACCCGCCGCCGAGGACCCGCTGGAACCCGCGACCGCCCAGGAGATGATCTAG
- a CDS encoding amino acid ABC transporter ATP-binding protein, with the protein MTQPKAVSLAATDIHLAFGPNKVLRGVDLEVPAGTTAAVIGPSGSGKSTLLRTLNRLYEPDRGDILLDGRSVLRDNPDQLRQRIGMVFQHFNLFPHRTVLDNVTLAPRKLKRLSRDEARELGLRQLERVGLRHKAEVRPTTLSGGQQQRVAIARALAMDPQVMFFDEATSALDPELVKGILALIADLAESGMTMVVVTHEMGFARSTADTVVFMDHGQVVESGPPQQIFESAATERLRRFLSQVL; encoded by the coding sequence ATGACCCAACCGAAAGCGGTGTCGTTGGCGGCCACCGACATTCACCTGGCGTTCGGGCCCAACAAGGTGCTGCGCGGCGTCGACCTCGAGGTCCCAGCCGGCACCACCGCCGCCGTGATCGGTCCGTCCGGGTCGGGCAAGTCGACCCTGTTGCGCACCCTGAACCGGCTCTACGAACCGGACCGCGGTGACATCCTGCTCGACGGCCGGTCGGTGCTCAGGGACAACCCGGATCAGTTGCGGCAACGCATCGGCATGGTGTTTCAGCACTTCAACCTGTTCCCGCACCGCACCGTGCTGGACAACGTGACCCTGGCACCGCGCAAACTCAAGAGACTCAGCCGCGACGAGGCCCGCGAACTCGGTCTGCGACAACTGGAAAGGGTGGGTCTGCGGCACAAGGCCGAGGTGCGGCCCACCACCCTGTCCGGTGGGCAGCAGCAGCGGGTGGCGATCGCCCGGGCGTTGGCGATGGACCCGCAGGTGATGTTCTTCGACGAGGCCACCTCGGCGCTGGACCCGGAACTGGTCAAGGGCATCCTGGCGTTGATCGCCGACCTGGCCGAGAGCGGGATGACCATGGTGGTGGTGACCCACGAGATGGGCTTCGCCCGGTCCACCGCCGACACCGTGGTGTTCATGGACCACGGTCAGGTGGTGGAATCCGGCCCGCCACAGCAGATCTTCGAATCCGCGGCCACCGAGAGGCTGCGCCGTTTCTTGTCCCAGGTGTTGTAG
- a CDS encoding MarR family winged helix-turn-helix transcriptional regulator, translating into MMEVEPQVTELAEELQRVLSRVFSVLRRDPGGNREAKEGADLTLSQLSILLTLLERGPIRMTELAAHERVRTPTTTVAIRRLEKLGLVKRSRDPSDLRAVLVEVTPQGLIQHREALEARRAHLASMVSRLSPEDRRALAQALGPLERLVADPGGKDNSDDESDK; encoded by the coding sequence ATGATGGAGGTCGAACCGCAGGTCACCGAGCTGGCGGAGGAGCTGCAACGGGTCCTCTCCCGGGTGTTCTCGGTGCTGCGCCGCGATCCCGGCGGGAACCGGGAGGCGAAGGAAGGCGCCGACCTCACGCTGTCGCAGCTGTCGATCCTGCTGACGCTGCTGGAGCGCGGGCCCATCCGGATGACCGAGTTGGCCGCCCACGAACGGGTCCGCACCCCGACCACCACGGTGGCCATCCGGCGGTTGGAGAAGCTCGGGCTGGTCAAGCGCTCCCGGGACCCGTCCGACCTGCGGGCGGTGCTCGTCGAGGTCACCCCGCAGGGACTGATCCAGCACCGGGAGGCCCTGGAAGCCCGCCGGGCGCATCTGGCGTCGATGGTCAGCCGGCTCAGCCCGGAGGACCGCCGCGCCCTGGCCCAGGCGCTCGGCCCGTTGGAGCGGTTGGTCGCCGACCCCGGCGGCAAGGACAACTCCGACGACGAATCCGACAAGTGA
- the ggh gene encoding glucosylglycerate hydrolase, with protein MPPDPSFGPTQLAARAAYLLRGNDLGVMTTAAPLLYPHMWSWDAAFVAIGLAPLSVERAVVELDTLLSAQWRNGMIPHIVFANTDDGYFPGPARWAVQALTDNAPRTRHTSGITQPPVHAIAVQRIVDHARTRGRTTRRVVAAFIDRRWDDLVRWHRWLAECRDPEERGRITLYHGWESGMDNSPRWDSAYANVIPGKLPHYRRADNTIVTDPTQRPSDSEYDRYLWLLEEMKAARYDDDLLRKVMSFAVEDVFVSAIFSVACTVLAEIGEDHQRPAADVRELYEWADRFRAGVVASTDERTGAARDYDVRADRWVVTETVAQFAPLLCGGLPHDRERALLRLLEGPRFCAHPDLKFASIPSTSPVSRDFRPREYWRGPVWPVLNWLFGWCFARRGWAERARMLRHEGLRQASDGSFAEYYEPFTGEPLGSMQQSWTAAAVLDWLG; from the coding sequence ATGCCACCCGATCCGAGTTTCGGTCCCACCCAGCTTGCGGCCCGCGCCGCCTACCTGCTGCGCGGCAATGACCTCGGTGTGATGACCACCGCGGCGCCGTTGCTGTACCCGCACATGTGGAGTTGGGATGCGGCGTTCGTGGCGATCGGTCTGGCCCCGTTGAGCGTGGAACGCGCGGTGGTGGAACTCGACACCCTGCTGTCGGCGCAGTGGCGCAACGGTATGATCCCGCACATCGTGTTCGCCAACACCGACGACGGGTATTTCCCGGGCCCGGCTCGGTGGGCGGTGCAGGCGCTGACCGACAACGCCCCCCGCACCCGGCACACGTCCGGCATCACCCAGCCGCCGGTGCATGCGATCGCGGTGCAGCGTATCGTCGACCACGCCCGCACCCGGGGCCGCACCACCCGCAGGGTGGTGGCGGCGTTCATCGACCGGCGGTGGGACGATCTGGTGCGCTGGCACCGCTGGCTGGCCGAGTGCCGCGACCCGGAGGAACGCGGCCGCATCACGCTCTACCACGGCTGGGAATCCGGGATGGACAACTCACCGCGCTGGGACAGCGCGTACGCCAACGTGATTCCGGGCAAACTGCCCCACTACCGGCGCGCCGACAACACGATCGTCACCGATCCGACCCAGCGGCCCAGCGACTCCGAGTACGACCGCTACCTGTGGCTGTTGGAGGAGATGAAGGCGGCCCGCTACGACGACGATCTGCTGCGCAAGGTGATGAGCTTCGCGGTGGAGGACGTGTTCGTCTCCGCGATCTTCTCGGTGGCCTGCACGGTGCTCGCCGAGATCGGGGAGGACCATCAGCGTCCCGCCGCCGACGTGCGCGAGCTGTACGAGTGGGCGGACCGGTTCCGGGCCGGGGTGGTGGCCAGCACCGATGAACGCACCGGCGCCGCACGCGATTACGACGTGCGGGCGGACCGCTGGGTGGTGACCGAGACGGTCGCCCAGTTCGCGCCGCTGCTGTGCGGCGGGTTGCCGCACGACCGGGAGCGGGCCCTGCTGCGGTTGCTGGAGGGTCCGCGGTTCTGCGCGCACCCCGACCTGAAGTTCGCCTCGATCCCGTCGACGTCACCGGTGTCGCGGGATTTCCGGCCCCGCGAATACTGGCGGGGGCCGGTGTGGCCGGTGCTGAACTGGTTGTTCGGTTGGTGTTTCGCCCGCCGCGGCTGGGCGGAACGGGCGCGGATGCTGCGCCACGAGGGGTTGCGGCAGGCCAGCGACGGCTCGTTCGCCGAGTACTACGAACCGTTCACCGGGGAGCCGCTGGGCAGCATGCAGCAGAGTTGGACCGCTGCGGCGGTGCTGGACTGGCTGGGCTGA
- a CDS encoding SDR family oxidoreductase yields the protein MPTAMITGAAGGLGSALTAALAPTHTLFLAGRASDRLDDLAQRYGATTWPVDFTDLEALPAVVEPIDELDVLIHNAGVTHPADFADSTVEEWRNSFDVNVIGPVALTQALLPALRQRRGHVVIINSGSGLRAHAGMASYSASKFAARAFADALREEEPLLRVTSVFPGRIDTAMQQKLVAYEGRQYNPDEFLRPETVAKIVADAVNTPPDAHLHEIVVRPYQ from the coding sequence ATGCCGACCGCGATGATCACCGGCGCCGCCGGCGGGCTCGGTTCAGCGCTGACCGCGGCGCTGGCCCCCACCCACACGCTGTTCCTCGCCGGGCGTGCTTCGGACCGCCTCGACGATCTCGCCCAGCGGTACGGGGCCACCACCTGGCCGGTGGACTTCACCGACCTCGAAGCGCTGCCGGCGGTGGTCGAACCAATCGACGAACTCGATGTGCTGATCCACAACGCGGGCGTCACCCATCCCGCCGACTTCGCCGACTCCACCGTCGAGGAGTGGCGAAACTCCTTCGACGTCAACGTGATCGGGCCGGTGGCCTTGACCCAGGCGTTACTGCCGGCGCTGCGGCAGCGCCGCGGGCACGTGGTGATCATCAACTCCGGTTCCGGACTGCGGGCGCATGCCGGGATGGCGTCCTACTCGGCGAGCAAGTTCGCCGCCCGCGCGTTCGCCGACGCGCTGCGTGAGGAGGAACCGCTGCTGCGGGTGACGTCGGTGTTCCCGGGCCGGATCGACACGGCGATGCAGCAGAAGCTGGTGGCCTATGAGGGGCGGCAGTACAACCCCGACGAATTCCTCCGCCCGGAGACGGTCGCCAAGATCGTCGCCGACGCGGTGAACACCCCGCCGGACGCCCACCTCCACGAGATCGTCGTCCGTCCCTACCAGTGA
- a CDS encoding type IV toxin-antitoxin system AbiEi family antitoxin domain-containing protein yields the protein MLDEYLRRHDGVITLAQARRAGLSLQAVQRRVRAGRWRRCARGVYFADDREFTDAARIRAAVWSYGPDAAGSGLAAAWWHGLTQFAPEIVEVTVPRDSNGRRKAGSRVRRRDLAAADVVVSRGLRMTALPLTVVEAAVRRRGGGTLMDWALQRGHVDLRALWQAHLRNKGRYGSPAARLLLHAADDGARSAAERKLVRLLRGAGISGWTTNYAIGGYKVDVAFPAGRVAIEVDGLAYHSDSDDFHRDRARQNTIVLRGWQVLRFTWLDLTEYPHRVIATIRAAISAC from the coding sequence GTGCTGGACGAATACCTTCGCCGTCACGACGGGGTGATCACTCTCGCCCAGGCCCGGCGTGCCGGGCTGAGTCTGCAGGCGGTGCAGCGGCGGGTGCGGGCCGGGCGGTGGCGGCGTTGCGCGCGTGGTGTCTACTTCGCCGACGACCGGGAATTCACCGATGCCGCCCGGATCAGGGCAGCGGTGTGGAGTTACGGCCCGGATGCCGCGGGCAGCGGTCTGGCCGCCGCATGGTGGCACGGCCTCACCCAGTTCGCACCCGAGATCGTCGAGGTGACGGTGCCGCGGGACAGCAACGGCCGCCGCAAGGCCGGATCGCGGGTGCGGCGCCGAGACCTGGCGGCGGCCGACGTCGTCGTCTCCCGCGGACTGCGGATGACCGCGTTGCCGCTGACGGTGGTGGAGGCCGCGGTGCGCCGGCGCGGCGGGGGGACGCTGATGGACTGGGCGCTGCAACGGGGACACGTCGACCTCCGCGCGCTGTGGCAGGCCCATCTGCGCAACAAGGGCCGCTACGGTTCACCGGCCGCTCGCCTGCTGCTGCACGCCGCCGACGACGGGGCCCGGTCGGCGGCCGAGCGAAAGCTGGTGAGGCTGTTACGAGGCGCCGGGATCAGCGGCTGGACAACGAATTACGCGATCGGTGGTTACAAGGTCGATGTCGCATTTCCGGCCGGCAGGGTGGCGATCGAGGTCGACGGGCTGGCGTATCACAGCGACAGCGACGACTTCCACCGCGACCGGGCCCGGCAGAACACGATCGTCCTGCGGGGATGGCAGGTGCTGCGATTCACCTGGCTGGACCTGACCGAGTACCCGCACCGGGTGATCGCCACCATCCGAGCTGCGATTTCGGCGTGCTGA
- the leuS gene encoding leucine--tRNA ligase translates to MCCVTDSTSTDTTDTPPFRYTAKLAGEIERRWQQTWAEQGTFHVPNPVGSLAPPDGSPVPADKMFVQDMFPYPSGEGLHVGHPLGYIATDVYARYHRMRGRNVLHALGFDAFGLPAEQYAVQTGTHPRTRTEANIANFRRQLGRLGLGHDDRRSFSTTDVEYYKWTQWIFLQIFNAWFDPDQNKARPISELVAEFESGARPVGDGRSWSELPAGERHDIIDSYRLVYRADSMVNWCPGLGTVLANEEVTADGRSDRGNFPVFRKRLRQWMMRITAYAERLLEDLDVLDWPEKVKTMQRNWIGRSTGAAVLFATDAGDIEVFTTRPDTLFGATYMVLAPEHDMVDQLVADRWPDGVDPRWTLGAGTPKEAVSTYRAAIAAKSDLERQENKDKTGVFLGAYATNPANGERIPVFIADYVLLGYGTGAIMAVPGHDQRDWEFAREFGLPIVEVIAGGNISEAAHTGDGELVNSGFLNGMNVEDAKDAMTSRLAAEGRGEARVEYKLRDWLFARQRYWGEPFPIVYDSDGRPHPLPESMLPVELPDIPDYAPVSFDPDDADSEPSPPLNKATDWVTVELDLGNGLKTYTRDTNVMPQWAGSSWYELRYCDPHNSEEMCAKENEAYWMGPRPEIHGPDDPGGVDLYVGGVEHAVLHLLYARFWHKVLYDLGHVTSREPYRRLVNQGYIQAYAYTDPRGSYVPAAEVIERDGRFYWPGPDGEIEVKQEFGKIGKSLKNSISPDEICDEYGADTLRVYEMSMGPLEASRPWAPKDVVGAYRFLQRVWRLVVDEETGATRVAAHEAVDEQTQRLLHKTIAGVSEDYAALRNNTAAAKLIEYTNHLTKENVTARAAIEPLLLMLAPLAPHLAEELWHRVGNTGSLAHGPFPEADPQYLVEDTVEMPVQVNGKVRGHITVAVDADKATLEAAALADEKVQAFLAGATPKKVIVVPGKLVNLVV, encoded by the coding sequence CTGTGTTGCGTGACCGACTCGACCAGCACCGACACCACCGACACGCCGCCGTTCCGCTACACCGCGAAGCTGGCCGGCGAGATCGAGCGGCGCTGGCAGCAGACCTGGGCGGAGCAGGGCACGTTCCATGTGCCCAACCCGGTGGGCTCGTTGGCGCCGCCGGACGGCAGCCCGGTGCCCGCCGACAAGATGTTCGTGCAGGACATGTTCCCGTACCCGTCCGGGGAGGGGCTGCACGTCGGACATCCGCTCGGCTACATCGCCACCGACGTGTACGCGCGGTACCACCGGATGCGGGGCCGCAATGTGTTGCATGCGTTGGGTTTCGACGCGTTCGGCCTGCCAGCCGAACAGTACGCGGTGCAGACCGGCACCCATCCGCGCACCCGCACCGAGGCCAACATCGCCAACTTCCGGCGGCAGCTGGGCCGGCTCGGCCTGGGCCATGACGACCGGCGCAGTTTCTCCACCACCGACGTGGAGTACTACAAGTGGACCCAGTGGATCTTCCTGCAGATCTTCAACGCGTGGTTCGACCCGGACCAGAACAAGGCCCGCCCGATCAGCGAGCTGGTGGCGGAGTTCGAGTCCGGTGCCCGGCCGGTCGGCGACGGACGGTCCTGGTCGGAGCTGCCGGCCGGGGAGCGGCACGACATCATCGACTCGTACCGGTTGGTGTACCGCGCCGACTCGATGGTCAACTGGTGCCCCGGCCTGGGCACCGTGCTGGCCAACGAAGAGGTCACCGCCGACGGCCGCAGCGACCGCGGCAACTTCCCAGTGTTCCGGAAGCGGTTGCGGCAGTGGATGATGCGCATCACCGCGTATGCCGAACGGCTGCTCGAGGACCTCGACGTGCTGGACTGGCCGGAGAAGGTCAAGACCATGCAGCGCAACTGGATCGGGCGGTCGACCGGCGCCGCGGTGCTGTTCGCCACCGATGCCGGCGACATCGAGGTGTTCACCACCCGGCCCGACACCCTGTTCGGCGCCACCTACATGGTGCTGGCCCCCGAACACGACATGGTGGACCAACTGGTCGCCGACCGGTGGCCGGACGGCGTGGACCCGCGCTGGACCCTCGGCGCCGGCACGCCGAAGGAGGCGGTCAGCACCTACCGGGCCGCGATCGCCGCGAAGTCGGACCTGGAACGGCAGGAGAACAAGGACAAGACCGGCGTCTTCCTCGGCGCGTATGCCACCAATCCGGCCAACGGCGAACGCATTCCGGTGTTCATCGCCGACTATGTGCTGCTCGGCTACGGCACCGGGGCGATCATGGCGGTGCCCGGCCACGATCAGCGGGACTGGGAGTTCGCCCGGGAATTCGGATTGCCGATCGTGGAAGTGATTGCCGGCGGAAATATCTCGGAGGCGGCCCACACCGGTGACGGTGAACTGGTGAACTCCGGGTTCCTCAACGGGATGAATGTCGAGGACGCCAAGGATGCGATGACGTCGCGACTGGCGGCGGAGGGCCGCGGTGAGGCCCGGGTCGAATACAAGCTGCGGGACTGGCTTTTCGCCCGGCAACGGTACTGGGGCGAGCCGTTCCCGATCGTCTACGACTCGGACGGCCGCCCGCATCCGCTACCGGAATCGATGCTGCCGGTGGAACTTCCGGACATCCCCGACTACGCGCCGGTGTCGTTCGACCCGGACGACGCGGACAGCGAACCGTCGCCGCCGCTGAACAAGGCGACCGACTGGGTGACCGTCGAACTCGATCTCGGTAACGGGCTCAAGACCTACACCCGGGACACCAACGTGATGCCGCAGTGGGCGGGCAGCTCGTGGTACGAGTTGCGCTACTGCGATCCGCACAACTCAGAAGAGATGTGCGCCAAGGAGAATGAGGCGTACTGGATGGGTCCGCGGCCGGAGATTCACGGCCCGGACGATCCGGGTGGTGTCGATCTGTACGTCGGCGGGGTGGAGCATGCGGTGCTGCACCTGCTGTATGCCCGGTTCTGGCACAAGGTGCTCTACGACCTGGGCCACGTCACCTCCCGGGAGCCGTACCGGCGGCTGGTCAACCAGGGCTACATCCAGGCCTACGCCTACACCGATCCGCGCGGCAGCTATGTGCCGGCCGCGGAGGTGATCGAGCGGGACGGCAGGTTCTACTGGCCCGGGCCGGACGGCGAGATCGAGGTCAAACAGGAGTTCGGCAAGATCGGCAAGAGCCTGAAGAACTCCATCTCGCCCGACGAGATCTGTGACGAGTACGGCGCGGACACACTGCGGGTGTACGAGATGTCGATGGGCCCGCTGGAGGCGTCACGGCCGTGGGCGCCCAAGGACGTCGTGGGGGCCTACCGGTTCCTGCAGCGGGTGTGGCGGCTGGTCGTCGACGAGGAGACCGGCGCCACCCGGGTGGCCGCGCACGAGGCGGTGGACGAACAGACACAGCGGTTGCTGCACAAGACGATCGCGGGGGTGTCGGAGGACTACGCGGCGCTGCGCAACAACACCGCGGCGGCCAAGCTGATCGAGTACACCAACCATCTGACCAAGGAGAATGTCACCGCCCGGGCGGCCATCGAGCCGTTGCTGCTGATGCTCGCCCCGCTGGCGCCGCATCTAGCCGAGGAGCTGTGGCACCGGGTGGGCAACACCGGATCGCTGGCGCACGGGCCGTTCCCGGAGGCCGACCCGCAGTATCTGGTCGAGGACACCGTCGAGATGCCGGTGCAGGTCAACGGCAAGGTGCGCGGACACATCACGGTCGCGGTGGACGCCGACAAGGCGACGCTGGAGGCCGCGGCGCTGGCCGATGAGAAGGTGCAGGCTTTCCTGGCCGGCGCCACTCCGAAGAAGGTGATCGTGGTCCCCGGCAAGCTCGTCAACCTCGTCGTCTGA
- a CDS encoding LpqN/LpqT family lipoprotein, with translation MNRLARRKLSLAGGVAAGLTGILGFAGSTASAQPLVPQPPPPPAPATVTQTVTVAAAPVAPVAPVTPVGPVNRTPPVAVDPATGVAIGTAPAAGTTPALPVAVPRETIVPARSGTLRDFFTERGVKMEPQAADGFTALNIVLPMPRGWAHVPDPNVPDAFAVIADRVGGGFYTSNAQVVVYKLIGDFDPKEAISHGYIDSLQLPAWRTTAQSMADHHGWPSSLIEGTYRDNSVTLNTSRRHVIATSGSDRYLVSLSVTTEVDQAVAAAEATDAIVNGFKVTSPTRPSAPPAPVRAPSAAPVSLPASGAGLPAAQP, from the coding sequence ATGAACCGGCTTGCCCGTCGCAAACTGAGTCTGGCGGGAGGTGTGGCCGCCGGCCTGACCGGCATCCTCGGCTTCGCGGGCAGTACCGCATCGGCGCAGCCGCTGGTACCCCAACCGCCACCGCCGCCGGCACCCGCCACGGTGACCCAGACCGTGACCGTGGCCGCCGCACCGGTGGCGCCGGTGGCGCCGGTCACACCGGTGGGCCCGGTGAACCGGACACCACCGGTGGCCGTCGACCCGGCCACCGGTGTGGCGATCGGCACCGCACCGGCCGCCGGCACCACGCCGGCCCTTCCGGTGGCCGTGCCACGCGAGACCATCGTGCCGGCCCGCTCGGGCACGTTGCGGGACTTCTTCACCGAACGCGGCGTCAAGATGGAACCCCAGGCGGCGGACGGGTTCACCGCGCTGAACATCGTGCTGCCGATGCCGCGCGGCTGGGCGCATGTGCCCGACCCGAACGTCCCCGATGCGTTCGCGGTCATCGCCGACCGGGTGGGCGGTGGGTTCTACACCTCCAACGCGCAGGTCGTGGTGTACAAGCTGATCGGCGACTTCGACCCCAAGGAGGCGATCAGCCACGGCTACATCGACAGCCTGCAGCTGCCGGCCTGGCGCACCACGGCCCAGTCGATGGCCGATCACCACGGCTGGCCGTCGTCACTGATCGAGGGCACCTACCGGGACAACTCGGTGACGTTGAACACCTCACGCCGCCACGTCATCGCGACCTCGGGATCCGACCGCTACCTGGTGAGCCTGTCGGTGACGACCGAGGTGGATCAGGCGGTGGCGGCCGCCGAGGCCACCGATGCGATCGTCAACGGCTTCAAGGTCACCAGCCCGACCCGGCCGTCCGCGCCGCCCGCCCCGGTCCGGGCACCGTCGGCCGCCCCGGTGTCGCTGCCCGCCTCGGGTGCGGGGCTGCCGGCCGCACAGCCCTGA
- a CDS encoding YqgE/AlgH family protein, giving the protein MKDVAHSEEPEDFIAPAAQRVRSGTLLLANTDLLEPTFRRSVIYIIEHNDGGTLGVVLNRPSETAVYNILPQWAKLAAKPKTVFIGGPVKRDAALCLGKLRVGVDAAGVPGLRHVQGRIVMVDLDADPDAVAPALEGIRIFAGYSGWTIGQLDGEIERDDWIVLSALPSDVLVEPRVDLWGRVLRRQPYPLSLLATHPIDLSRN; this is encoded by the coding sequence ATGAAAGACGTGGCGCACTCAGAGGAGCCGGAGGACTTCATCGCACCGGCCGCCCAGCGGGTCCGGTCGGGCACGCTGCTGCTCGCCAACACCGACCTGCTGGAGCCGACGTTCCGGCGCAGCGTCATCTACATCATCGAGCACAACGACGGCGGCACCCTCGGTGTGGTGCTGAACCGGCCCAGCGAGACCGCGGTGTACAACATTCTGCCGCAGTGGGCGAAGCTGGCCGCCAAACCCAAGACGGTGTTCATCGGTGGACCGGTGAAACGGGACGCGGCGCTGTGCCTGGGCAAGCTGCGGGTCGGGGTGGACGCCGCCGGGGTGCCCGGGTTACGGCATGTGCAGGGCCGGATCGTGATGGTCGACCTCGACGCGGATCCGGACGCCGTCGCCCCGGCGCTCGAGGGGATCCGGATCTTCGCCGGCTACTCCGGCTGGACGATCGGCCAGCTGGACGGGGAGATCGAACGCGACGACTGGATCGTGCTCTCGGCGCTGCCGTCGGATGTCCTGGTGGAGCCGCGGGTCGATCTGTGGGGGCGGGTGCTGCGCCGCCAGCCGTATCCGTTGTCACTGTTGGCCACCCACCCGATCGACCTCAGCCGCAACTGA